Part of the Longimicrobiales bacterium genome, GCTGCGCCAGCGGGAGCTGGCGACGGACTACCGCTTCTTCATCAGCGGCGGCATCAGCTATCGATTCGGGTCCATCTTCAACAATGTCGTCAATCCGCGTTTCACGGGATCCGAGGGCGTGGTGTTCTTCTTCTGATCCGCTGATGCGCCGGGGCCGCGGACAGTCTGCTGCCTGCGGCCCCGTTACATTGGCGAACCGACGTCAGATCAGGCCGCGTCGCGGCGCTCCTCGCGGCTCAGATCCAGTGCCGCCGCCCTGCCGCACGTATGGCAGTACAGTACGACGGTGTAGTCGTCCTCGGGTGCCGTGGGCACCACGCGGCCGTTTTCCATGTTGCGGGCGTCGAGGTAGCAGACGACCTCGATGCTGTCCGGCCCGCATTTCGGACAGGGCACGTCCGAGGGGTCCTCGAGATAGGACAGTGCCAGGGACAGACCTTCCTCTGTATCGAACTCCGGGGCGGTGCCCGGCTTCTTGAATTCGCTCATAGCTCCTCCCGAACAGGGATCGTTGGCGCTCCCAAGAGCAAGGACCATTCCCATTTCGGGCCGAGTCGCGCATCATGTGCACCCATGCCTGATTTGCCACCCGCCGCCGGCACAACCGCTGCGCCCCGTGGCGCGGCTTCTTCGCTCGTGCCAGAGGAGTCGCCGCGGCGCTGGGCCATTCTCGCCGTGCTGTCCTTCGGCCAGCTGCTCGGCATGTCGCTCTGGTTCACAGCCAGTGCCACGTCCGCACAGCTCGCGGCGCTGTGGTCACTCGCGCCCGGCGACGCCGCCTTCCTGACCACCACCGTACAGATCGGATTCGTCGCGGGTACCGCCGTCGCCGCACTGCTCAACCTGGCGGACCTGGTGCCGGCCCGACGCTATTTCGCCGTGAGCGCGATCGCAGCCGCATCCGCCAACGCCGCGCTCCTGCTCGCGCCTGGACCCGGTTCAGCCGCCGTCTCGCGCTTCCTTACCGGCTTCTTCCTGGCCGGCGTCTATCCGCCCGCCATGAAGATGGCCGCCACCTGGTTCCGCTCGGGGAGAGGCCTCGCCATCGGTGCGGTCGTGGGAGCGCTGACCATCGGGAAGGCACTGCCCTATCTGATCGGCGCGTTCGCCGCACTCGATTACCGCTTCGTCATCCTCTCGACCTCGGCCGGGGCCCTGCTGGCCGCAGCGCTGATCGCCGCTGCCTATCGCGACGGCCCTTTCCCGTTTCCATCGCGACCGTTCTCCATCGGTCTGGTAGGGACCGTCATGAAGCATCGCGAAACGCGGCTGGCGATCGGCGGATATCTCGGGCACATGTGGGAGTTATACGCAAGTTGGGCTGCTCTGAGCATCTTTTTTACTGATTTCTTCCGCGGGCACGGCTACGGCGATCTGGAGTCTGCGTCCTTTGCCGGCCTGTCTACCTTCGCCGCGATCGCGGCTGGCGGGCTCGGATCCGTCCTGGCCGGCACTTGGGCGGACAGGCTTGGACGCGAAGCGGTAGCGTCCGCGGCCATGGCTGTGAGCGGGACCTGCGCACTGGCGCTCGGCTGGTTGCTGTCAGCACCAGTATGGCTCGTGCTGTCTCTCGCAACAGTATGGGGATTCGCGATTGTAGCCGACTCTGCGCAGTTCAGCGCCCTGGTGACGGAAGTCGCTCCCAGCCACGCAGTGGGCACGGCGCTGACGCTCCAGACATCGCTCGGCTTTCTGCTTACCGCGGTGTCTATCTGGTTTACCATTCACGTCGCTGACCTGCGGGGCTGGGGCGTGGCGTTCTCCCTGCTCGCGGTCGGGCCAATGTTCGGAATCTGGCAGATGATCAAGCTGCGATTGGTGCGCGACAGATGATGGCGAGTTATCCTCGGCAGGCTGATCCACCGCAATTCTCGACGATCCAAACCCTCCAATTTGCGAGAGGTTCTACGATGCGCAGGCTCTCACGCTGCTTCCTCGCCGCCTGCTCGCTGCTCGTGTCCATTCCATGCTCTGCACAGAGCATACGGAACGGCGGGTTCGAGGAAGGGCCGGAGATGGGTGTGCCGGTGGGCTGGACCGTGGGTGGCGCGGGCACGAAGGTGGAACTGGTCACTGTGGGCGTGCGCGATGGTGCGTATGCGGTCCGCCTGAGCCGGACGGGGGCTGCGGCGCCCGGTCAGTTCGGGACGCTCGTCCAGTCAGTGGACGCCGCGCCCTACCGCGGCAATCGGGTGAGACTGCGGGGCTGGGTGAAGACAGATCCGGCTGCGCCGGGAGCGGTCGTCGGACTGTGGCTCCGCGCTGACCGGGCAGATCGCCAGCGCGGCTTCTTCGACAATATGCAGGACCGCCCCATCCGCGGCGCCAACTGGCAGCGATATGAGATCGTCGGTGACGTTGCGGAAGATGCCACGCATCTGGTTTTCGGGCTCCTGCTCCAGGGCAATGGCAGCGCATGGCTCGATGCAATGTCACTGGAGGTTGTGGGTCCGGCGTCGCCGCCGGTGCGGGAAGCGGCGCGGCCGCTGACACCGCGCGCGATTCAGAACCTCGTGGCATTGGGCCGTCTGCTGGGCTACGTCCGCTATTTCCATCCGAGCGACGAGGCCGTCGCCGCGGACTGGAATGCGATCGCAGTCGAGGGCGTGCGGGCAGTGGAGTCGGCCCCCGACCCGGCCGCCCTGGCCGATGTCCTGAATCGCCATTTTCAGCCGGTGGCAGCGGGCGTCATCGTATCAACCGGGCGCGGCGCCCGGTACGGAACGGAGCTTCCGCGGGGTCGCGAGGTCGTAGCATGGCGGCATCTGGGAGTAGGCCTGGGCACTGCCAGCTCGTTGTACCGGAGTACTCGCTTGCGAGCTGCTGTGACCGATGGCGTGCTACCGGACTCGTTCCCGCACCCCGATGAACCCATGGTGGTCGACCTCGGCGGAGGTGTCAGCGCCACCGTGCCCCTCGCGCTTTACGCGGATTCCACTGGCACGCTGCCGCCTGGCACGCCAGCGACGGTCCCGCCGGTCCCGCAACCCACACAGGGCGCCTTCAGCGGCGATGACCGCGCGACCCGGCTGGCCGGTGTCCTTCTGGCCTGGAATGTCTTCCAGCACTTCTACCCGTATTTCGACGCGGTGGAGGTCGATTGGTCGGCGGAGCTGCAGCGCGCCCTCTCCGCCGCCGCCATAGACGTCGATGCCACGGCCTTCCTGGAGACATTGCAGTTAATGATCGCGGCGCTACAGGACGGTCACGGCAGCGTGACGTACGCAGCAGATGGTGCACTGCGGGTGCCTGCCGTGCTGTGGGACTGGATCGAGGAACAGCTGGTGATCACAGTCGCAGCACCGGGTATCACGGCTGTCCGCCCCGGGGATGTCGTGCTGCGGATCGACGGAAGGCCCGCGGCGGAGGCTCTGGCAGACGTCGAGGTCCGCACGTCGTCCGCTACGCCGCAGTGGCGACGCTATCGCGCGTTGCGGACACTGCTTGTCGGACCCGAGGGCTCCGAGATCTCCCTGGCTGTCCGTAGTCCCGACGGCTCGACTCGCTCAGTGACGCTGCCTCGGTCAGAGATGCCAGGCACCGCACCGGTGGAGGCGCGCCCGGAGCCCTTGGCTGAGGTGAGGCCGGGCATCTTCTACCTGGACCTGGACCGAATCACGGACGAAGCGTTCACGGCTGCCCTCCCGCAGCTCGCGTCCGCACAGGGCCTCATCTTCGATCTGCGTGGCTATCCGCGTCAGGTGAATGCAGCCATGGTCCTCGCGCACCTGCTGAGCGAGCGCGGTACAAGCGCCCAGTGGCACGTTCCGGTGACAATGCTACCGGACCGGGCAGACATGCGGTTCCAGCGGGGCGGGGAGTGGGATCTGCGTCCGCTCCAGCCGCATCTCCCCGCGCCGCGAGTATTCATAACGGACGGGCGGGCGGTCAGCTACGCCGAGTCCGTCATGGGGATCGTCGAAAATTACCGGCTGGCTGAGATCGTGGGGCAGACTACGGCAGGGACCAACGGCAACGTAAACCCCTTTATCCTGCCCGGCGGCTACCGCGTGAGCTGGACCGGGATGAAGGTACTGAAGCACGATGGGAGCCGTCACCACGGCGTCGGTATCCGCCCTACTATCCCGATGGTTCGTACCATCGCCGGCGTGGCGGCGGGGCGTGACGAACTGCTCGAGCGCGCCATAGAAGTCCTCGAGCGACCCTCTTCCCGGTAAGCCGGCGGTCGGGCCGGCGCTCCGAACCAGTCCGCGCCCCTTACGAGCCCCAGCAGCACGATCAGGACGCGCTGATCCCTTTAATCCAGCGCAGCAAACTGCCGCCGGTGCAGCTCCACGATCGGCGCGTCCAGCTCCGCCAGAAGCCCCAGACCGTCTGCCGTTATCAGCGTGGTGACGAAGCGACGGGTCCTCGCTACTTCGCTCCCGTACGATCAGCCCCGCAGGGTCCATGCGGTCCAGCAACCGGGTGGCGTCGAGCACCCGGGTGATCATCCTCTCCTTCGTTACGGCAGAGTCCCTTCTCCCCCGATCGGATCGTCAGCAGCTGTCCACGCCGCGTCGCACCCAGAGCTCCCGCACCTGCGCAGTCGCCGGCACACCGGCTGCTGCGGTGTCCTGGCTGACGGGCGCGGTCACGTCGAACGCGAAGCTGATACCGGGGAGGCTCGGAAACCATACTGCCGTGCCGCCGCCGGCTCCCGGCGCCAAACAGGGCCGGCCATACGCCTGGCTCAGCTGCTGGAAAGTCGATCCCACTCCCAGCCCCCGCTCCGTCTGGACGCCGCGGTCGCGTACGATGACGCGATCCACGCGGTCGTCCACGATGAGCGCCACGACCGAGCGGCCGCCGGCGAGGGGTACTACCACGCCGCGCTCCTGCGCCCCCTCGCCGAGCGTGAAGGTCGTATCGCGCGTCCCGGTGACCGCCTGCCGGAGCTCGGGGACCGTCTGTCCGAGCCGCACGGGCCCCACCCCCTCGCGGGTGACGCGGGGATCCGCCCCCGCGGCGGGCGCCCCCTGTGTGGGCATCGGAGCGGTGAGGTTGTCGGCTCCCGCGAACTGCATGGTCGTGCTCATCTCCGACCCGAGGGCGTCGCCCTCCGGCGACACGAGCCGGGCGCGCAGCGTGCGGTCGCGCGGCACGGCGGCCATTGCCGTCTCCGCCCGGGCGCCGGTCGCGCTGTCAGTCTGCGCCGGGACGGATGACACCGCCGCAGTCCTGGGCGGCACTCGCACGCGCTGCACCACGGTCCGCGATTCACCAGGCTGGAGCGCGGGCACACCTAGCCGGTAGACCAGCCGGGTCTCACCACCGGAACGCAGCACCGACACTTCGGTGCCTTCCGGGTCAACGGAGCTGAACTCGAGCCAGGACGGAACGTAGAGCTCCACATGCGCGCTGCGGCCAGTCGCACTGCCCTGATTGCTCAGCGTCAGCTGGACTTCGCTCACGCTGCCCCAATCCAGGATGTTGGCGACGTTCAGGTTCAGAACCAGATTCGGCTCCGCGTCGCGTTCCCCGCCGCGTGGAAACGCGTCGCACGCGGCGGTCGTCAGGGCGATGGCGCCCACCAGCAGGTATGCCCGCATGCTCCGCTCCCGTAATCTGTGTGGTTGAGTTGCTGCCGGGGGCGCTGCGAGAATCGCACCAGACGGGTGCCGTCCCATCAGTTCCAGCCGCGCACGATCTCCATGAGCGCCTGGCCGATCTCGACGTTGTCGCGCCAGCCGCCGAATCGGGCGGACTGCGGGCCGGCAGCGAAAAGCGGCACCAGCGCTGCCGTGTGACCGCCCGTCGTGTACTCGAGCTGGAAGTCTTCGCCCGTCTGCACCAGCGTGAAGCCACCCGTTTCGTGATCCGATGTGACGATCACGAGCGTGCCGGGTGTGCGGTCCGCGAACTCCATTGCGACGGACACCGCCCGATCGAACTCGAGGATATCGGCAGTTACGCGCTCGAGCGGCGCATTGGCGTGCGTCGCATTGTCGGTCGCCTCGGTCTCGAAAACCGCGACGAACCCATCAGGATCGCGCGCGAGCCGCGCGAGCGCCGCGGCCACCATGTCGGGGAGCGCGACGGGGCGGGGGTCTGTGTCATCGAAATCGCCTGGGGTGAACAGGCCCACGAGCGGCCGGTCCGCGGCCCGATACGCCGCGAGCTCCGCCGCCGTCCGAACACAGTCGGCACCTCGGCACATCCGATCCAGCAGGTCCCGGCCATCGGCCCGTGACTCGCCGCTGAAGTAGCGGCGGCCTCCGCCGAGCAGCACGTCCAGCCGGGCATCCGCGAACTGCGTCGCAATCGCATCCCGCCAGTAGCGGCTCGGCGAGTGGGCGACGAATGACGCCGGTGTTGCATCGATCACGCTCGTCGTCGTGACGAGCCCGGTGGCCTTCCCCATATCGCGTGCCAGCGTAAACCAGCTTTCCAGCGCCTCGCACCCGGCCGGCCACGTGGTCTCCTCCGTGTCGCGGGAAGAGGGCAGGGGGCAGGTGCCACCCACCCCGATCGTGCGGTTCATCACGCGCCGACCCGTCGCGTACACCGTCGCCCCCGCAGCGCTGTCCGACACCTTGTGGTGCTCACTGCGCGTATCCACGAGCCCGACGACCGGCATCCGCTTCACTGCCAGGTCCGGCTGTGCGTAGCCTGCGGCCGTCCAGATACCGGCGCCCGCCCCATCGGCTATAAGCAGGATGATGTTGCGCACCGGCTCGTCCTGCATGGCACTGCCCGGCGCCGCCTCCACGGCTGCGGCGCCGGATGATGCTGCACAGCCGGCGAGTGCTAGCAGGACGAGTGGCAGCCGGAAAACTCTGGATAGGTTCATGGTAACTTCCTTATGCATGCAATCGAGCGCGGGCCATCAGCCGCTCGGGGGCAAACTGTCTCCGCCAGCGCAGACGTGCAATCCGCACCCCTTTCACTAATCCTCGGCCCTTGGTCCTATGCCGCCCCCGGCCGTGCAGGGTTACTGTTCGAATGGCTGCCGGAACGCTTACCCCAGCGATCGGGATCTACCATGGCGATTGTGCCCCGGCCGCTCAGGCCGGCTGGCGCGTTGTTCCGCCGCGCCGGTGACACCGATATCCGCCCTGTCCACGCCGCGATTCTGCTCGGAGCCGCCTGTTACGCCGGCGCACTTCTCGGCTTCGAGCTCGCGTTCGTGCCACGCCCTGTTACGCTCTGGTTTCCCAACGCCATTCTGCTCGCGGGGCTACTGCTTGCGGCTCGCCCGTACTGGTGGCTGCTGCTCACCGCCGCGTTCGCCGCCCACCTGCTCGCATTGCTCCCGCGCGGTGTGCCGGCTCCGGTGGCGGTGCTCTGGTTCGTGAGCAACGCCACGCAGGCGGTCATCGCCGCTGTCCTCGTGAGGCACCGGACAACGGAGGGACTGCGCCTGGATCGGCTGCCGCACGTCACGGTGTTCGTCGCGGCCGCCCTCTTCGCCATCTTCCTCTCGTCGCTGCTCGGCGCTGCGCTCATCGACATGACCGGCTGGGGAACGAGTTCCCTGTCGACGATGTGGCGGCGCCGCTTTTTCTCCGACGTGCTTGGAGCGCTCACCGTGGTCCCGGTGATCATCGGGCTGACGTCTGTGCGCCGCGCAGCACTTCGCGAAGCGCCAGCGGTGCGCTATATGGAAGGCGGGGTTCTGGCGGTTGCAGTGCTGACCGTCAGCGTCATTGCGTTCGGCAGCCAGGTGCCGGGGCCGCAGACGATCACGGCGCTGGTGTACGCGCCACTGCCGCTCCTGCTCTGGGCCGTCGTGCGCTTCGGACCGGTGGCCTCCAGCAGCGCAGTGCTCGCTGCGGCAGTGGTTGCGATGTGGAACGCAAGCCACGGCAGGGGCCCGTTCGTCCTCCAGTCGCCGGAGGCGAATGCGCTGGAGATCCAGCTCCTGTTCAGCCTAGTGGCCGCAACTCTGATGACACTGGCCGCCGTGCTGGAAGAGCGGAAGGACGCCCAGGCCGCGGAGATTCGAAATCGTGAGCAGCTCGGCCTCGCTCTCGACGCCGCCCGGATGACGTTCTGGGACGTCACCCTTCCCGACGATACAGGGCCCGCCGGCGAGGGCGACCAACCCCGGCACGAGCGGCGCGGCAGCAACGATGGGGCTCTACCCCTGGAGCAGATAGTGGGGCGTGTGCATCCGTCTGATCTGGCGCGCGTCTCGAAGACCTTGACCTGGTCGATCAAAAACGGAGGTCCGCTCGATATGGAGCTGCGCATCATCGAGCCGTCGGGCGACATACGGTGGATCCACAGTATGGGCAGAGTTGTGCGGGATGAGTCGGGAGGGCCCACCCGGCTGATCGGGCTGAGTGCGGACATCACCGCACGGCGGATGGCCGAGGCTCTGAACGTCGGCGCGAGCCGCATCCTCGAGTTGATCGCCACGGGAGCACCCCTCAAGCACGTGCTGATCCGCATCGTTGAGCTCATCGAGGCCGAGTCGCTCGGTCTCACCTGCTCCGTGCTGGTCATGGATGACGCAACGCGTGTTCGACACGTCGCTGCGCCGAACCTGCCGGAGGAGTTCGTCCGCGAGATCGAGCGTCTCGAGATGAACCCCACCCGCGGCTCCTGCGGCGCCGCGATGCATCAGCGCAGGTCGGTCGTCACCGCGGACATCAGCACCGACTTTCTGTGGGACGGCCTGCGTGACGAGGCCCTGCGACACGGTCTGCGTGGCTGCTGGTCGACACCCATTATCTCGGAGCACGGCGCGGTACTGGGTACGTTCGCGATGTTCTACGGCCAGCCCCGTGAGCCGACGGAGCGGGAGGTACAGCTCGTCGATATCGCTACACAGCTCGCCGCGATCGCTCTGGAGCGCAGACGCGCCGACGTTGAGGCTACCGAGCAGCGCCGCGCTATCACGCATCTCGGTCGCGTTGCTGTGATCGGTGAGCTGTCGGGCGCTCTCGCCCACGAGCTGAGTCAGCCCCTCACCGTCATCCTGAGCGAGGCTCAGGCCGCACGTCGTCTGATCGCGGACACACCTGGGGACCCGCGCCTCAGTGACGTGCTCGAGGACATCATTGACGCAGATCGCCGCGCGGGCGCCGTACTCGACCGGCTGAGGGGTCTGATGCTGAAGCAGCGACCTCGCTTCGCGGACCTGTCTCTCAACGATGCCGTGATCGAGACGCTTCGACTCGCACATGGCGAGCTCACGGCGCGTGAGGTCATGGTCACCACCCGGCTCACACCCGGGCTCCCCCCCGTACACGGTGACACTGTCCAGCTGCAGCAGGTGCTGCTCAACCTCTGCATGAATGCATGTGACGCGATGAGCTCCAATGCCCAGGAGAGCCGCGCGATGACGTTCACCACACTCGGTGCGCCCGACCGCAGCTCCGTCCAGCTCGCACTGACCGATTACGGCACGGGCATTCCCGATGACATCCTCGACCGCATCTTCGATCCGTTTTTCACATCCAAGGAACGCGGTCTCGGCCTCGGCCTTTCCATTTGTCGCTCCATCATACTCGAGCACCGCGGCACTCTCACCGCAAGGAATAACCCCGGTGGGGGCGCCACCCTGATACTCGCGCTCCCTGCCGCCGAGCATGCGCGCGCACTCGCGCGCGCCGAGGGGTCGCTGCTGCAACGCCGGAATGCGCGCGTAGTGCGAAGGTCCAATTCAACCCGCGCACAAATCCCGTGATCGTACATACAGGCCCCTCTCAAGGGACGGAGGAATGTATGAGCAGACACACATTCAAAGACCATGACGCCGAGCGCACGCGCGCGCTGTTGCGACGCGGCTTCGACGATAACCTCGCCGGTCAGGCCATTGCCGATGCGGGTGGACGCATTATCGCATGCAATCGGGAATTCGTGCGCATCACGGGATGCGATTCGGCGCCCGCATTCCTGCACGAGCTCGAACCGCAGCCGGGCGCGTTCGCGGGTCTGCTCGCGCGTCTCGACGAGGCCAACCATACCTCAGGCACTCTGATGGTGCAGGACGAGATACGGTTCGTCCGACGTGATGACTCGCCCATGCAGGTCATTGCACGCATCTCGGCGAGCGTGAACGATGCCGGCAGCATCGCGGAGACGCGGGTCTACCTCGTCGACATCACGGACCGCTTCAGGGAGGAGCAGGAACTGCGCGTTGTCGCAGACCGGCTCCAGCTCGCCGACGTCGCAGCGCAGGACGTTTTGTGGGACTGGAACGTGCCCGCGGCGCGTGTGGAGTGGGGGAGTGCCACCGCACGTCGATTCAGATACATGTCCGAAGAGGTTCGTACGGGCATCGACTGGCACGCCGAGCGGGTTCATCCCGTGGATCGGGAGCGGATCCTGCGCGGACTGCAGCGGGCCATGTCGGGCACGGACAGCACATGGACCAACGAGTACCGGCTGCTGCGCGGTGATGGCTCATACGCGGCGGTGCTGGACCGCGCGCACATCGTGCGTAATGAACGCGGGGAGCCCGTTCGCGTGGTCGGCTCGATCGTCGACATCACCGAGCTGAAGGCGAGCGAGGATGCACACCGCTTTCTGGCGCGGGCGGGCGCTGCCCTGGAGGAAGTGCTGGACGTGAATGCCACGGCCGCATCCCTCGCGCACATCGGAATTCCCGAGTATGCCGATCTGTGCCTCGTCGACCTGCTGCAACAGGATGGTTCGCTGCACCGCGTCGCGGTGGCTCATGCCCAGCCGGCGCTGGAGCCCGCGCTCTCGCTCAACGCGACCGTGCCATCACGCTCGGACGCGAACTCCGCATCCATGCATGCAGTTCAAACCGGCGAGCTGGAGTGTGAGAGCGGGATGGAGGTGGGGCAGAACGCGATAATGAAACGCCTGGGTCTCACCCCGGAGGCGGACGCGCGGGCCTATATCGTGGTTCCGCTCGAGGCACGCGGCCGCATCATGGGGGCTGTGACGTTTGGATTCTCGAGCCCGCGACGGTTCTTCGACCCCCTGTACATACAGACCGTCAAACAGCTGGCGGGGTGCGCGGCGCTCGCGCTCGGCAATGCACACCTGTACGAGTCGGCACAACGCGCCATCCGGTCGCGCAACGAGGTTCTCGGGATCGTCTCGCACGACTTGCGGTCACCCCTGCATACGATCGTCGCGACTCTCTCGGTACTCGATGACTCCATGCCGGAGCGCAGGGCGGACATCCGACGTCTCTTCGACATCCTCCAGCGCACCACCGGTCAGATCAATCATCTCATCCAGGACCTGCTCGATGTGTCGCGCATGGAATCGATGCACTTCACTGTTGATCCGCGTGAGTCGAGTGCGGCCGCCATCATAACCGAAGCATGCGAAACTCTCCGCCCACTGGCCGCGGAGAGCGACATCGTGATATCTACCGACATCAGGGGCGATCTGCCCGCCGTCGCCGCCGATCCGCCGGAGGTAGTGCGCGTCATCGGCAACCTCATCGGCAACGCGATCAAGTTCTCGCCGGCCGGCGCGGCCATCGTGGTGCGTGCGCGCGCCGTCCATGGGGAGGTTCGCATATCCGTGCACGACGAAGGGCCGGGCATACCCGCGGACCAGATTCCTCTCGTCTTTGAACATTTCTGGCAGGGCCGGGAGAAGGATCGGCGCGGCTCGGGACTCGGCCTCGCCATTGCCCGCGGGATCGTCGAGGCTCACGGCGGTCGGATCTGGGTGGACAGCGCGTTGGATGATGGCAGCACATTTACGTTCTCGCTGCCTGTGGCCGGTGTCAGTGGGAACGGTCGTCGGGCCGCAGCTTCTACGCCGGATGTCGATCGCCCTGATCGTCCATCTGCCGACGATCCGCAGGCCGACTTTCCGCAGGCGCGGGATCGGAAGGGTCGGAAGGCGGCGCCTCCCTACCCTGATCGTGGGCCGCGCTGGCCGCCCAGGCGGCGCCACGGCCCGACTCGTGGCGTCGGGTAGGAGTAGACGGCCCCGGCGTCACCCCCGCAACGGGCGGGACGCCGGGGCTCATGCCCAGCCGGACTGCGTAGTGCACCAGCGTTGCGACCCGACGTGCACCCATCTTCGACATCACGCGCGACCGGTGCACCTTAACCGTCTTTTCCGAAATTCCCAGCTCGCGTGCAATCTGCTTGTTGAGAAGGCCGGCGAGGACGTGCTGCATGACCTCGCGTTCCCGGGGTGTCAGCGACTCCGCGCGGTCCGCGAGCTCTTCCGTCTCGACGCGCTCCGACCGTGTCCGTGACTCTTCCTCCAGCGCTTCGCCGATCGTGCGCAGGAGAACCTGGTCTTCGACCGGCTTGGTGAGGAAGTCGAACGCACCCGCCTTGATCGCGCGAACGCTCGTCGGGATGTCGCCGAATCCCGTCATGAAGATGACCGGCAGATAGAAACCACTCTCCTGCAGGCGCTGCTGCAGGTCCAGCCCGTTCAGGTCGGGCAGGCGGACGTCCAGCAGCAGGCATCCTGGCCCGAGCTGGTCCCGACGATCCAGGAATTCACGCGCCGAGGCGAACGTGCGCACGGGGTGGCCCGCTGACTCGATGAGTCGCGCGAGCGCCGTTCGTACCTTCGGATCATCATCAATGACGAATACTTCGGATCCCGCCTCCTGCATGAATACCTCCGCGACAGCGGCACCGGCCGCCTGCGCGACCCGGGCAGGGCATGAGATCATCGCCGCAAGAGCAGCGCCAGCGCCGCGCATTACGGCCGGTTTGCGTCAGTCGCGCACGAGCCATGTCCATGACCGCAGCACGCCGTGCGAGACGCGCACACCCGCGCCGAGCAGCTGAACTCGCGGAGATGTCGCAGCGCCGGATGCTCGGACCGCGCCGTCGTCACCGTCGCGCCGGGAAGCATCGTTGCGTTCGCGCGATCGTGCCGCATCAATGTCGTGGGAATGTCTGCCGGGTGGCGCGCTCGTGCTGTCGCTCAATCGCTTCTCGTCGAAGCTGGACAGGAACCCGGGCACGGGCTGGACCATCCTTGATGCACCGGGCTCCCGGGCCGACGCAATGTCCATCACGCCGGCACGGGAGCCCGTGCGTTCCAGCGTGGACCGGACTAACGCCGCGCGATCCGATCCCGGCGAACGTCGCGCAGCTTCTCCCGCAGCTCGTCCGTCACGGCATCAGCCGAAATGTCCACCACACGCTGCAGCGTACGCTCCAGATCGTCGACGGACACGGTCAGCAGCCCGGCCGCGGTGATGATATCACGCGGGACATCGCCCGAGCTCGCCACCCGCGGCGTGATCGAGTTCCACCCGTTGACCCGCGTCGTCCAGATCTCCACGCCCGTCGCCGCATCCAGCAGCACTACATCCGCTTCCAGATACAGCTGCGCCGCCGACTGCCAGTCGCGCGCGCTCACACCGTAGCTCCGCACTCTCAGATCCAGCACGTAGTCGGCCGACGACGGTGCCGGTACGCGCCGTGCACCCAGATACATCGTCGCACGCTCCGCCGTCCGGTCCGCCATCCGCGTGCCGACCGAGACCCGTGCCGCAGCACTGTCCAGCCGCGCACGAAC contains:
- a CDS encoding MFS transporter, with the protein product MPDLPPAAGTTAAPRGAASSLVPEESPRRWAILAVLSFGQLLGMSLWFTASATSAQLAALWSLAPGDAAFLTTTVQIGFVAGTAVAALLNLADLVPARRYFAVSAIAAASANAALLLAPGPGSAAVSRFLTGFFLAGVYPPAMKMAATWFRSGRGLAIGAVVGALTIGKALPYLIGAFAALDYRFVILSTSAGALLAAALIAAAYRDGPFPFPSRPFSIGLVGTVMKHRETRLAIGGYLGHMWELYASWAALSIFFTDFFRGHGYGDLESASFAGLSTFAAIAAGGLGSVLAGTWADRLGREAVASAAMAVSGTCALALGWLLSAPVWLVLSLATVWGFAIVADSAQFSALVTEVAPSHAVGTALTLQTSLGFLLTAVSIWFTIHVADLRGWGVAFSLLAVGPMFGIWQMIKLRLVRDR
- a CDS encoding S41 family peptidase, which gives rise to MRRLSRCFLAACSLLVSIPCSAQSIRNGGFEEGPEMGVPVGWTVGGAGTKVELVTVGVRDGAYAVRLSRTGAAAPGQFGTLVQSVDAAPYRGNRVRLRGWVKTDPAAPGAVVGLWLRADRADRQRGFFDNMQDRPIRGANWQRYEIVGDVAEDATHLVFGLLLQGNGSAWLDAMSLEVVGPASPPVREAARPLTPRAIQNLVALGRLLGYVRYFHPSDEAVAADWNAIAVEGVRAVESAPDPAALADVLNRHFQPVAAGVIVSTGRGARYGTELPRGREVVAWRHLGVGLGTASSLYRSTRLRAAVTDGVLPDSFPHPDEPMVVDLGGGVSATVPLALYADSTGTLPPGTPATVPPVPQPTQGAFSGDDRATRLAGVLLAWNVFQHFYPYFDAVEVDWSAELQRALSAAAIDVDATAFLETLQLMIAALQDGHGSVTYAADGALRVPAVLWDWIEEQLVITVAAPGITAVRPGDVVLRIDGRPAAEALADVEVRTSSATPQWRRYRALRTLLVGPEGSEISLAVRSPDGSTRSVTLPRSEMPGTAPVEARPEPLAEVRPGIFYLDLDRITDEAFTAALPQLASAQGLIFDLRGYPRQVNAAMVLAHLLSERGTSAQWHVPVTMLPDRADMRFQRGGEWDLRPLQPHLPAPRVFITDGRAVSYAESVMGIVENYRLAEIVGQTTAGTNGNVNPFILPGGYRVSWTGMKVLKHDGSRHHGVGIRPTIPMVRTIAGVAAGRDELLERAIEVLERPSSR
- a CDS encoding alkaline phosphatase — its product is MNLSRVFRLPLVLLALAGCAASSGAAAVEAAPGSAMQDEPVRNIILLIADGAGAGIWTAAGYAQPDLAVKRMPVVGLVDTRSEHHKVSDSAAGATVYATGRRVMNRTIGVGGTCPLPSSRDTEETTWPAGCEALESWFTLARDMGKATGLVTTTSVIDATPASFVAHSPSRYWRDAIATQFADARLDVLLGGGRRYFSGESRADGRDLLDRMCRGADCVRTAAELAAYRAADRPLVGLFTPGDFDDTDPRPVALPDMVAAALARLARDPDGFVAVFETEATDNATHANAPLERVTADILEFDRAVSVAMEFADRTPGTLVIVTSDHETGGFTLVQTGEDFQLEYTTGGHTAALVPLFAAGPQSARFGGWRDNVEIGQALMEIVRGWN
- a CDS encoding MASE1 domain-containing protein, which encodes MAIVPRPLRPAGALFRRAGDTDIRPVHAAILLGAACYAGALLGFELAFVPRPVTLWFPNAILLAGLLLAARPYWWLLLTAAFAAHLLALLPRGVPAPVAVLWFVSNATQAVIAAVLVRHRTTEGLRLDRLPHVTVFVAAALFAIFLSSLLGAALIDMTGWGTSSLSTMWRRRFFSDVLGALTVVPVIIGLTSVRRAALREAPAVRYMEGGVLAVAVLTVSVIAFGSQVPGPQTITALVYAPLPLLLWAVVRFGPVASSSAVLAAAVVAMWNASHGRGPFVLQSPEANALEIQLLFSLVAATLMTLAAVLEERKDAQAAEIRNREQLGLALDAARMTFWDVTLPDDTGPAGEGDQPRHERRGSNDGALPLEQIVGRVHPSDLARVSKTLTWSIKNGGPLDMELRIIEPSGDIRWIHSMGRVVRDESGGPTRLIGLSADITARRMAEALNVGASRILELIATGAPLKHVLIRIVELIEAESLGLTCSVLVMDDATRVRHVAAPNLPEEFVREIERLEMNPTRGSCGAAMHQRRSVVTADISTDFLWDGLRDEALRHGLRGCWSTPIISEHGAVLGTFAMFYGQPREPTEREVQLVDIATQLAAIALERRRADVEATEQRRAITHLGRVAVIGELSGALAHELSQPLTVILSEAQAARRLIADTPGDPRLSDVLEDIIDADRRAGAVLDRLRGLMLKQRPRFADLSLNDAVIETLRLAHGELTAREVMVTTRLTPGLPPVHGDTVQLQQVLLNLCMNACDAMSSNAQESRAMTFTTLGAPDRSSVQLALTDYGTGIPDDILDRIFDPFFTSKERGLGLGLSICRSIILEHRGTLTARNNPGGGATLILALPAAEHARALARAEGSLLQRRNARVVRRSNSTRAQIP